Below is a window of Humulus lupulus chromosome 9, drHumLupu1.1, whole genome shotgun sequence DNA.
agtctctattatttagtgagcttgaagcttgtagtaacaagcttcaatggtgattctcaaacaacgtatatattgcactgagtacaGAGTTTCCCTCTCTAAAAAACcaaaccctttacaaggagataccctagccctatttatagaggctggggtcattaatttTTATCATCTCTCATTAATATCAGGGTATTAATGTTAAGTTAATACATAAAGGGTTATGTTAAAATAAAGACTATGGCCCAAGCGGATTCTATGGGGCCCATTGCATAATCGTCCGGACTGGACTACATCGAGAAACTCGCACCCTGAGGACTTCATGGCCTGTCACTAATTACTCCTAATTCCCATGTGTTGTATGACCAAAACATGGACAACaatgggcattttcataattttgacccattgagggtataactgttattttatatgctatgttcttgagaccacattattatgtggatatatttgtaatatttggcAGGAGTCGATCCCTTTGAGCAATTTAGCGAAAAAAGTCACGACAAGGATAAATATTCGActcagggtgagccaaggggtatgtTAGTAATTTTACACATTTTGGGATTTATTTACAAATGAAGTCTTTTATGGGAAATAAATTGCATTGGATGAATTAGTTGATTAATTTGGAAATTATGGCTATAATTTGTGGTTTAGTAGGAAGTtaggcaaatgaccaaaatgcccttagggtATAGCTTTGAGGTTAAGCAAGGTCaagggtaatatggtcatttgaccaattgGTAGAGAAATGGTTAAGGGTAATTGGCAGACAGCTTCTTAACATTACTTTCTCTCTTCTCTTGCATTTCAAAGTTTTCCTTTGAGCACACTTACACAAGCTTGAAGCCAAGCTTAGGACCATTGCCTTTGGGGAGTTTTGGGAGGAATTCAAGTTTTCAAGAGGAGTAAGAGCTACTGGATTCTTCTTTATCAACATGTATTTTCAAAATTAAGAGGTAATTCCCTAAATTTTGCCCACTTAAGGAGTTCTTGATGAGGTTTAGTGAATTTGGGATTGGATCTTGAATTAGGGAAGTTTTGGTTATGTAAGGAAGTTGGATGGGTATAGAACTGTGTTGCAGACTAATTTGAGGCATGAAACTAAACTGAAAATAGAGATTTGTGTTTGTGATTCTCGTATTTAAGAGCAAAAGTGTGATTTCATGACTCAAACTTTCAATCTTTGGTATCCATGTATTTTTAGGGCATTTAATGATGTTTTGGatattttggatatttttttgaagttgtAATACTGATTTGTGGTTATTTTGATGTTAAAACCCGCTGgaaaatgttttgaaagtgagtTTTAGGTCTGAAATGTAGGGGAAATGTTTTTCCCTCTGACCGTTATAGCGCAGTAGACCTTTAGAGAAGGTGTCACGGCTCAAAATGGGAAAATCTTATAGGAAGGTTCTCAATCAGTTGTGGTGCCATGACTCTTTAGAGGGGGCATCGTGGCTCAAATTGTACAAATTTCTAAAAGAGCTTCTCGGTATGTTGTGGAGCCGCGACGCTAATGCAGTTTCAGGGTGCATTTGTCTAGGGTTTTGGGGAGTTAACTTGggaggctcgggggacgattccatTATTCAGTTTAGTGGAATCCAAGTCTCGAGAGCTAAGACTTGGTCTTGAAGCCCATTATCAAAATTAGTTCGTAATAAATGTAacattatgttgtgactagggtttccacaAGGCTCGAGAAAGGGATCATCCTCAAGGTCGCTACACTATCTgttcaggacttgaggtaagaaaactggcatatgCACATAGGCACTGCAACAAAATTTCCCTTTAGCGTCGCTTTTTTCGTCAGTTTTGCATACTCACTGTTGTAATTGATCAAATTAGCTCAGTAGTGTCGGTTTTAAATTGACGCTAATATTTGTTAATTGCGTTAGTACAGTAACGTTGTTAGTAAAGACCATTAGCGTCGGTTTAAAACCGACACTTTTTTATATCAATTGCGGCAGTTCTAAACCAACACTTCTGATATCAATCGTGATGGTTTTGATATCAATAGTGTCGGTACTGCAGTGACACTAATAGgaagattataaaaaaaaattaaaaagcaaaaaaaaaaaaaaggatgggACCAAGCCCATTATCCATTAACTCAATCAAACCTAACCCTAATTTACTATCTTCTTCTCATTCATTCCAAGCCACCACTCACCCTCACACCATCTCTCCATctttttttctcccattttccCTTCCCTCTCTCCCTCATTTCTTCCTCTCTCTATACGACCGACGGAGCACAAGCTTACGGGATGAAGTTACTTCGCAGTGAGAGGGATTTTTCTATCACAATTTCTCTATCTctatcccttttttttttctttcatttttgtaGGTCGAAGGAAGGCTCGCGATGGAGGAGGTTTTGTTGTAGCGACGACATGTGAGATTGAGGTCTTAGGGTTTGCTGTGATGAGGTTAAGGAGCTAGGGGATGGGTCTGGTGAGGTCAATGACTTGGGGTGGACTCAAATCTACTTTTTTTTTGTTCTGTGTTGCTTTTTGGAAGGTGGTGGTTAATGGTGGATTGTGCACCGGATCGATGGATGTGGTGGTGATGGCAGCGTCAACTTGGTGGTTCTATGTGtttgaattgttttttttttcctatttttttcttctatgtagtggtggtggtagtgggtTCGGGGTGGTGGTACTAGTATTTGGAATTTAGGATTCTGaaatcattattttatatatattttttttaaatttattttttgttcAGTGACAGTGTAAAACTGACGCAATTGACATCAATGCGTCGGTTTAGAACCAACGCAATTTACATCAATAGCGTCGATTTAGAACTAATGCTTCTAGACAAATCAATCGCATCGCCAGCAATAGCGTCAGTTCCAAAACTGACGCAATTGGCTAAAGCATTGGTCTATAGCCGACGTTGAACCCTTGTTTTTTAGTAGTGAGAACTGATTGGTTGCTATGCATACTAGCATTGAATTATTTGTGAATTATAGGTACAATCTATATTTGGCCATCGTGTTGAACATGGGGCCAGTTCGCAAGCGTGTGTAACACAGGCTGGTCGACAAGCATGTGTAACACAGGCCGTTAGGCAAGGCTATTTTTCTTGGGTCGTGTAAGTGATTCATGTGATTGGAATGAATATACTTGTAAAACTGTGAAACGTGTTTACGATGtatatgattggaatgaatgCATTTATCCTATGTGAAGCATGTGACTATTGCTTATgaataattagattattattatgccttgtgggggttttcttgctgggcctcggctcacgggtgctctttggtgtaggtaagggcaagctaaaggtaaccagccatgagttggagagctttggagcgACACGTACATATTTGGCCAGCTTGGCCGCCACGATCGGGTTATTTTGAGGGGCTTAGGTTACAAGTTtggttttgctgcttaggccggctACTTTTGTAACTTTGGTTGTAATTTCTTTTTCGTTTAAAACTcgttttgggatcctatgtaaatatttaaagttttaataaaagtttatatgttCAACCAAAGATTTTAATACATAAACATTTGATTagctttaattacacttttgagtcaaagtgactcgcttaacgagttaagcactcttttaaacacacagtgtaacagtcctggattaggagggtaTTACATAAACATAGGTTAACTAAGCCATTAATAAGTATACAACTCAACAATTAGTATCCCACACAAATCAGTGTGTTCATCTTTTTCAGATAAaatacagtgtaacagtcctggattagtagggtgttacataaaTATAGGTTAACTAAGCCATTAATAAGTATACAACTCAACAATTAGTATCCCACACAAATCATTATGTTCAACTTTTTCAGATAAAATATTTTAGTGGGGCTAATTAACAAACCACAAAGGTAAAAACCCAACTATATTTATAAACAGGGATAAAGATTGAGtacaaaaatataaaattcaAGTATAATCATCAACATAACAAAGGGTGACACTGACAACAAGCACCATTGTTCACACAAAGCAaacaaaaacaacataaaaacaaaatacCACCAATAGAGTCAAGACCCAGTAAGGAAACACCAATCCTTCGGCGACTTCAACCTGACACCCAAACTCATACCCATAACGTCACTAAACCAAGGACCAAGAGGCTCACTCCCAACATCCACCATTTTTCATCTTAATCTAAAAGTTATTTTTGCTCTCTATAAGCTTTCTAGTTTAGTCCACAATAGACATTGCTATCCTTAATAGTAACTTTCCTAACAAAGTTCATTCTCAAACCTTACAGTAATCTCGTCTTTCAAGTCGTGTTTACCAATATTCTTTTGACATCATAGGAAGCCAAGTTGTGGAAGCCCCTGAACTGTCTAAATGGTTTGATGAAGCACTTCAAATATCCATGGGGGATATGGAGATGGAACTAATTCCTTCTGATGACACTTACGTCCACGGGAACCTCCTCCTCAGTAacattttctcaaaaaaaaaaaaaaaagaatctctCAAAATATTATAAAAGTTGCTTTGAAGATGGCTTGGGCATCCATTGATAGGTGGTCCTCAAATGAACTTCAAAATGGACTCTACATGTTTCGGTTCAAGAATATGGAAGAAGCACAAAGGGTTGTGGATCTTCGTCCATGGTCTGTCAATGGTGCATTTCTTGCTCTAGAGTTGTGGCCTATAGATGTTGGTTACAATGAGGTTGAGTTGTTAACTACACCAGTTTGGGTTTATGTTCACAAGATTCCCATTGGATTTTAGAAGAACTCAAACCTTCACATGGTGGTTGATAGAGCTAGCAAAACATACATGATACCTAAACGAGCTTTAAATTACAGGTCCATAATTCTTCGTTTCAGGGCTGTTATAGAGATCAGCAAACCTTTAGTCTCGGATTTCCCACTTAGAAGAGAGAGCATGCCCGCTCTGTGGCTCCAATATAAATATGTTAGATTGCCAAAAATCTGCTTCAAGTGTGGGGTCATGGGACATGACATGAAACACGGCTTCCGTCAACCCACTTTGTTAAAGAACTATGAAGGCCATAGTTTCCCGATGTATGGCGAGTGGATGCGAGCTGAAAGTTGGGAGCGTTCCCCTTTCCATTTTGTGAGACCATAGTGGTTTTTAGAATGGGCATCTTCCAAAGAAGGATCAAATGTTGAAAATAACTAGTTACCGGCCCAAGAGAAGAACTTCTCCGACAATGCTGCAATAAAATCACCTTCGCCAAAGAAAAGACATACTCGACTGGGAAACCTAGCTGAGCACCCTCCAGTGTTTAAAATGGTCACAACTCCGATGGACATTGAATTGTTAGAGAAAGTACAATGGAGGTCCACTACACCACCCTCGTCTCAGACCTGTGCAACTAATAGTGTCCAAAATGCGTCAGATTTCAGCTCTATCCATGCCTCGAACTGTACGAGGTCAACTCAACCTATTACCATTTTTAGGTTGAAGAATCGACCCAAAATACCAATTCATTGATTCTTACGATGCATGTGGGATCAAAGAAAGATAGTACAAAATTATATAGTACAACGCAGATGGAAAATACCCAACAAGTGACTAACAACTCAAATCTTTCAAATCGAAAAGAAGACGGGTTGGGCCAGATTTCAAAAGATGGTAGAGCCCAAAGACTCTGTTAATTCTTTGGGCCCAGTTGGTCACCATTCCTTGGCCAAGAAATGAATGCTAGGCTTGGGAATATATTCTTTATTTGGGCCAGGAAACAATCAGTAAGTATTGGCCCACACCATCCCTCCTTAAACCACCACTTGTTTTTGAAGATTTGTTTGATCACACACAAGAgcccatgaggaaaagaaagttgGTTGGGCCTATTATACATGTCCCTCCAGCCCAAATGATGACCATTACTTCTAATGAAACCTCAGGAAAAGTGTCTCTGAAATTGAAAGTCGATCTTCTCGAACCCTCTTCAACCGCCATTACACCAGACTCACATCAAACTAGCATGCCTAATGGCAACAACTTGGGTTTTTTCATTGGCTTAGTTGAGGATATCGACAGTAAACAAAGTTCACTTTCCATTGGGATTCGAAAGCGCAAGTAGTCAAAGACTATGTCTAAGTCTCAAAACCAAAGTTCCAATTCGGCAAGTGGCAGACCAAGGGGCAGACCTCAGAAAATACACAAGGAATCAAAGGGACAATCAATTGGGGTAATACTTGAAATAATTAATacactaaaagaaaaataattccaAAATTTTATCAAGGAATTAAGAAGCGATGAGAATGGTGATAATGTTGATTCATCACTACAAAAACAAGATCAACCAATGGAGGAAGAACATGTCCTTTCACCATCTGTGCCGAAATCAACACAAACAGTGCAACTTTTTCATTTTGGAGCTTTGGAGGCTGGCCCGAAAGAGCCTCCAAATTCCTCATGAATTTTATAACGTGGAACTTTCAAGGTATCGCCCGCAGACTAGCAGTTCGAGAACTAGTAGAGCTCAACAAGTCCTACCAACTCGACATTATTATCCTTTCTGAAACGAGAATTCAGGAAGGTCATTTTGCTACTATgattagtaagttccacttttATGAGTCTATTTATGTAGCACCTTTGGGGCTCTCGGGTGGGCTTGGTATTTGCTGGAAAAAGGAGTTCAGTTTGAAATGTTAACTTTGTTTAAGAATTGTATCAAAGGTTTGGTCAAATCGGACCCGCCTCACACACACTGACATATTTATGAAACATACGGTCCTCCTTCCCTTTCAGGTTATGAGGAGTGCTGGAGAAATTTGGGAGAAGAAATTATCAAATCCTCTATTCCTTCTTTGATAATGGGTGATCTCAATGGAACTCTAAAGGACATTGAGTGTTTGAATTACTCAAAACTGAGTAATACTTCTTACTATTCTTTCAATCTTAGAAGAATGGTTTCATCAATGAGCTTGATTGATTTGGGTGCCTCTGGAATACCATTCTCTTGGAGAAAGAATGTTACCTATTCAAGAGGCCTAAGCTCTCATAAGAGCGCTAGAATGGATCGGTGCCTTGTAAATTCAGAGTGGAGAATCTTGTTTCCAATAGTTATGGTTACTAACATTCCGACAACCTCATCGAACCATAATCCAATTTTGTTGGATTCACTGGGTGATAAAGACAATGTTTTCAGAATGTTTAGATATGAGAACACGTGGTTTCAAAATTCGAGATGTATTTGGGCAGTTCGCAAAGCTTGGATGTCGGTTAACCACCCTAATCCAATGATCAATTTCGAGGCCATTATGCAACAAGTTAGGAAAGACTTGGCAGTGTGGAACCACACTCAATTTAAGAAGGCGGCGTCTCAAATTTCAAAGACCAAAGCTAAACTTCTGCAAGCTGAAAGTGCTAACAACCAAAATCAGATGGAGGAATTTGAGGCAATGGTTGCGTTAAATGAATCTTTGAGGCGAGAAGAAATCCTTTGGAAACAAAAATCAAGGATTTCTTGGTTAAAATATGGAGACAAAAGCATGAAAATCTTTCGTGCCTCAACCATTGTTAGAAGAAGATGCAATTTCATCCACACGATTAAAGATTCACGCGGAAACTAGCTAGCTTCAAGAAAGTGCATAGGGGATTGCTTCTTAGAAAAAATTTGTGGCATATTCATAGCCCCTCTTTCACATTTCCCTATGGACCTGGAAGATTTGATCTCGCCGCATATCTCTCTAGCGCAAAATCTGATGCTCATAAAGATTCCAAGTGATATTGAGATAACGGAAGCATTTCATTCTATTGATTCAGATAAGGCTCCAGGGTCAGATGGTATGCTGGCTTTCTTCTATAGACACCATTGGGAAAATATTGGTGAGGATGTTATAAGCATGATCAAGCACTTTTTCATTCACTGTGAGCTCCCCACCTCTTTGAATAAAGCAAACTTGGTGTTTCTGCCAAAGAAAGAGCAGTCGAATTCTATAAATGACTATAGGTCAATTGCTTTATACAATGTAGCTTATAAAATAATCTCTAAATTGCTTGCCAACAGACTTAGACCCATCCTGTCACATCATTTCTCCAATGTAATCTGCCTTCGTGAAAGGAAGAGTTATTCAAGATAACTCAATGGTTGTCCAAGAATTCTCCATTCAATGCAATCCAAATGTACTAAAGATGGACACATTCTCATTAAGTTGGATATGGAAAAGGGCTACGATAGGTTGGATTGGAATTTTTTGAAGACGGTACTCTCTAAATGGGGCGGGGTTTCCATATAACCTTTGTGAGATGGAATATGAAGTGTGTTTTTCATCAACTTTCACACTCCTACTCAATGGGGGTAGTGTTGGTACTATAATCCCGACACGAGGTTTGAGACAAGGTGACCCTCTGTCCCTAGCCCTATTTATTATAGCCACTGATTGATTATCTCATCTACTCCTTAGAGTGAAAAGGCTGAAGAAAATCCAAGGAATTAGAGTGGCTAGACAGACTCCTACTGTTATCTACCTCCTCTTTGCAGATGATATAGTGTTGTTTGGCAGAGAAACTAACAAAGAAACTAAGGTATTCATGGAGTGCCTTGATAAATAATGTTCCTAGTCTAGGGAAAAAGTTAGTAAACTGAAATCTGCGGTGTACTTTTCTAATGGGGTCCCTCACGCGAAGAGAATGGAGATAGCTAACCTTCTGCAAATGCCTAGAGTGAGAATTGACAGTGCCCACCTAGGTCTATCCCTACTCACTTCATGATCAAAGTCCAAAGATATGTCATTCATCCTTTGTAGGGTCAACTCAAGATTCCAAGGATGGAAAGCCAAACTGATCTCTAAAGTAGGAAGAATAACCATTGTGCAAACTGTTGGATCGTCTCTAGTCTTGTATGTGGCAACATCAGGCCCAATGCCTTGTTCCATACAAGAATCAGTTGACAAATCTTTGAGATCGTTCTGGTGGGGTGATTCCTCAAATAATAGAAAAATCCATACATTATCTTAGGGTAAACTTTGCTCTCCCAAATTTTTTGGTGGGCTTGGATTTCGAACATCTAGATCCATCAATGAAGCTTTCTTGGAAAAAAGGGTGTGGGAAATCCTATCGCAAAAGAAGGACATATGGCACAAAATAGTTCGTGCTAAATACTTGAAAGATCATAATGTCCTCAACTACATACATAAGTCAACTGACTCTGGGGTTTGGAAaagtataataaaattattaaatcttCTTCAGAAAGGCCATTGGTAATGGAAAAACTACTTCAATTTTGTTTGACAACTAGCTGCCAACAACACCACATAGACCCACCCCTTGCTTGGGTGCAACTCATGGCATTTTTTGGGTCAGCCAATTCATTGAGAACAATGCCTGGAGTTTaccaaaactcaatcaatggtgaTGTCAAAATAATTACTAGCATCCACATCCTGCTTGTGGAGAGGGAGGATGACTAGATGTGGATTCCTGATGCTACATGAAAATTTTCTATTTGGTCCACCTTCTCTCTTCCCTATTTGGGTCAGCCGAAAGAAATGGAATGGGAGTGTATTTGGAAAAGAAAAATTCACACAAGACTCAAACACCTATGGTGGAAAATGGTTGTTGATGCTCTACCAATCTCAACGAAACTATCTCAATTTATGGATACTGGAACCACAGGGTGTTAATTTTGTGGGCCAGTGGAGGAATCACCATTCCATCTTTTCTGTAAATTCCAATGGGCGACAAGGTTATGGTTTGTCAATGTGGGTGATCTGCAAACTGAACTAACGACAATAGAAAACTAGAAAGAATGGTTCTCCTATTTCAGGTGTCACAGTAACATCCCAACGCAACTTTCCTTTATGGATTTCTTTCTATAAGCCTCGGTTCTAATTGATATTATTTGGAGGGAGAGGAATGAAATAGCACATAGTGCTACTCCAGCCACTTTTTCAACCATTTGCACCAAGTTTGGATCAAGGTTATCTGATTGGAGCTTGGCTACTTGGTTTCTAAATGATCATAAAGTTGCATGGTTGCCTCCCCCGCCTTGTTGGCACTGTTTCACAACAGATGTAGCGATCTTGAAGAAGGGGTCCTTCTTGGCGACTTTTTGCCGAGACTCAAAGGGCTCAATTTTCTCAGTGACCACAAAAAGAGTGAATGAATTGGACCCAACACGAGCTGAAGGCTTAGCTCTATTACTGGCTGCTTACTCTGCAAAATCTCAACCTTTCTACTCATACATATTTTAGAGTGATTGTTTGTTGGCAGTCAAAGCATTCAACAAGAGGAATATGACTGAAGTTTCTATTCTTGAAGATATTAGAAGCAACTTTATTAAGTTGTGCTCCTCTTTAAACCACTGGGAAGTGTCTAAGATTGACAGGGAGGtaaatgttgagattggttaaatacatagtggaATTGTTTTGGCATGAAGATGTGCTAAAACAATAATGacttcacaaaagtcaacatgtgaaagttaaCTTTCGACATAGGCAtttgtaaattatatttttggatccaaaatatttatttggagtatataagggcacccaagaagtttgggagcatttggggatgttttgagacatatttttgtaacgccctggttaccccagaacagttacggtgatcggtgaaccggaaatttgactcgctacccgagtcctttggttaaaaacgtgcttctaagtgttattaacaggctaaggtggaaa
It encodes the following:
- the LOC133800199 gene encoding uncharacterized protein LOC133800199 translates to MGDLNGTLKDIECLNYSKLSNTSYYSFNLRRMVSSMSLIDLGASGIPFSWRKNVTYSRGLSSHKSARMDRCLVNSEWRILFPIVMVTNIPTTSSNHNPILLDSLGDKDNVFRMFRYENTWFQNSRCIWAVRKAWMSVNHPNPMINFEAIMQQVRKDLAVWNHTQFKKAASQISKTKAKLLQAESANNQNQMEEFEAMVALNESLRREEILWKQKSRISWLKYGDKSMKIFRASTIVRRRCNFIHTIKDSRGN